Proteins encoded within one genomic window of Mesobacillus subterraneus:
- a CDS encoding site-2 protease family protein, protein MIAFAVHEFAHAWVAYKFGDPTAQRQGRLTLNPIKHLDPLGTILIFIAGFGWARPVPVNRFMFKNPKLAGVLVSVAGPVSNLILVFLAMAIWYIFVMLGLAPGVPEFFLDFLNIFIGLNAMLFIFNLLPFPPLDGYRIIEDLAPADIRAKMTQYEAYGSIIFLILVITPLDQYTIQPIFYYLIPAVTDGIYNLFF, encoded by the coding sequence ATGATTGCTTTCGCTGTCCATGAATTTGCGCACGCCTGGGTTGCGTATAAGTTTGGCGACCCGACCGCCCAGAGACAGGGACGATTGACACTGAACCCGATCAAGCATCTGGACCCGCTGGGAACCATCTTAATTTTTATCGCAGGATTTGGTTGGGCGAGACCGGTTCCGGTCAATCGCTTCATGTTCAAAAATCCAAAGCTTGCCGGAGTGCTCGTGTCGGTTGCCGGCCCAGTAAGTAATCTTATTCTAGTCTTCCTGGCAATGGCTATCTGGTACATATTTGTGATGCTAGGATTGGCGCCTGGGGTTCCAGAGTTTTTCCTGGACTTCCTGAATATCTTTATCGGACTGAATGCGATGCTGTTCATCTTCAACCTATTGCCGTTCCCGCCGCTTGATGGTTACCGAATCATCGAGGACCTGGCACCAGCGGACATCAGGGCGAAAATGACCCAGTATGAAGCGTATGGATCGATCATTTTCTTGATCCTTGTGATCACACCCCTTGATCAATATACAATCCAGCCGATTTTCTACTATTTGATTCCGGCTGTGACTGATGGAATATACAATCTATTTTTCTGA
- a CDS encoding YwhD family protein: MEEKKGKNIGFNIIKNDPMDGHKGFGKGVLTLDNVSPVIIDVEAGEAAVEVGAMHARSAVEKGIKFLPDRNEVPDAKLYWVVWVTIDRKEEGPYYAGVTACEMTVNREIRRGYKSLPEHVNRLDKSIKRHIIVDHMDEKSKQILADFLKNHDPGMWERSEDKLKAGLLAN, encoded by the coding sequence ATGGAAGAAAAAAAGGGCAAGAATATTGGCTTCAATATAATAAAAAATGACCCGATGGACGGCCATAAGGGTTTCGGTAAAGGTGTTCTGACACTTGATAATGTCTCGCCGGTCATCATTGACGTGGAAGCAGGGGAGGCTGCTGTAGAAGTTGGTGCGATGCACGCTCGCAGTGCTGTTGAGAAAGGGATTAAGTTTCTTCCGGATCGGAATGAAGTACCTGATGCAAAGTTATATTGGGTTGTCTGGGTGACAATTGACAGGAAGGAAGAAGGACCTTATTATGCAGGTGTCACAGCCTGCGAAATGACTGTCAACCGTGAAATTCGCCGCGGGTACAAATCGCTGCCGGAGCATGTGAACCGTCTTGATAAGTCTATCAAGCGCCATATCATTGTCGACCATATGGATGAAAAATCAAAACAGATCCTGGCTGATTTCCTGAAGAATCATGATCCGGGAATGTGGGAACGCTCTGAAGATAAGCTGAAAGCGGGCTTACTAGCCAATTAA
- a CDS encoding transglycosylase domain-containing protein: protein MELMTDQRFRKTMKYLRALIFFGLAGLALATVLYFSLIGYAKLQGPPPLAVPQSTLFFSDDGTVIGESHSGQKRYWVALKDISPHLINATISIEDKTFFTHNGFDYKRIAGAALADLKAMVKVQGASTITQQYARNLYLEHDKTWKRKATEALYTLRLEMNYSKDEILEGYLNTIYYGNGAYGIQAASRYYFGKDAKELSLAEASMLAGIPKGPSIYSPLASMEKAKQRQRTILSTMKTNGYITELAAQRASIEKLKLVGEHQHSRIGAAPYFQDAVQNALRNSLNFDDRTISLGGLRVYTTLDLEQQEIAEKSIDKMIAADSEIQTGFVAMNPKNGHVVALVGGRKYEESPFNRAVQAVRQPGSTMKPILYYAALENGFTPSSTMKSQLTTFMFDDGRSEYTPHNFNNKYAEDDITMAQALALSDNVYAVKTHLFLGEETLVETAKRFGIKSDMEKVPSLALGTSGVRVIDMANAYSILANGGKKVDPVLIKKVENHKGEVIYEYKAEKEEVLKPELASVMTHMLTGIFDKKLNGYSSVTGSTLIKKMTQPYAAKSGTTETDSWMIGYTPQLVSAVWTGYDKGKPIELTVEKSYAKNIWLDFMEKALDNEPVKKFKASKGTVTVYVDPANGKLAADGCPVKRLTLFAAGTEPTEYCTEHLDHEEHKEEQPKKEKEKKPWYKRIFGL, encoded by the coding sequence ATGGAGCTGATGACAGACCAGCGGTTTCGCAAGACGATGAAATATTTGCGTGCTTTGATTTTTTTCGGACTTGCAGGACTTGCTTTGGCGACTGTACTCTACTTTTCCCTGATCGGTTATGCGAAGCTCCAGGGTCCGCCTCCTCTGGCCGTGCCGCAATCGACCTTGTTTTTCTCCGATGATGGAACGGTGATCGGCGAAAGCCATTCCGGCCAAAAGCGCTATTGGGTGGCTCTCAAGGATATTTCGCCTCATTTGATTAATGCGACGATTTCTATAGAGGATAAGACCTTTTTTACCCATAATGGGTTTGATTATAAGCGGATTGCCGGTGCGGCGCTTGCTGACTTGAAGGCGATGGTCAAGGTTCAGGGTGCGAGCACGATCACTCAGCAATATGCAAGGAACCTTTATCTGGAACATGATAAGACATGGAAACGGAAGGCGACCGAGGCGCTTTACACTTTGCGCCTTGAGATGAATTATTCCAAGGACGAGATTCTCGAAGGCTATCTGAATACGATTTATTATGGCAATGGTGCATACGGCATCCAGGCAGCGAGTCGTTATTATTTTGGCAAGGACGCGAAGGAATTATCCCTGGCGGAAGCTTCCATGCTGGCCGGAATCCCGAAAGGACCAAGCATTTACTCACCTCTCGCTTCAATGGAAAAAGCAAAGCAGCGACAGCGCACCATTTTAAGTACGATGAAGACAAACGGTTATATTACCGAGCTTGCCGCACAAAGAGCAAGCATCGAAAAGCTGAAGCTAGTCGGAGAGCATCAGCATTCCAGGATTGGAGCGGCTCCATACTTCCAGGACGCTGTCCAGAATGCACTCCGCAATTCATTGAACTTTGATGATCGGACCATTTCCCTTGGGGGATTGAGGGTTTATACGACACTCGATCTTGAGCAACAGGAAATAGCCGAGAAGTCTATCGACAAAATGATTGCAGCTGATTCAGAAATCCAGACAGGATTTGTGGCAATGAATCCGAAGAATGGACATGTGGTTGCGCTTGTCGGCGGCAGGAAGTATGAGGAAAGTCCGTTCAACCGGGCTGTGCAGGCTGTCAGACAGCCTGGTTCGACAATGAAACCGATTCTGTATTATGCCGCACTTGAAAATGGTTTTACTCCATCGTCCACAATGAAAAGCCAGCTGACGACGTTCATGTTCGATGATGGACGTTCAGAGTATACACCGCATAATTTTAACAATAAATATGCTGAAGATGACATAACGATGGCGCAGGCTTTGGCCTTATCTGATAATGTATACGCCGTGAAAACCCATCTGTTCCTGGGAGAAGAAACCCTTGTGGAAACGGCGAAACGATTTGGAATCAAATCGGATATGGAAAAGGTTCCATCGCTAGCCCTTGGCACATCCGGTGTCAGGGTAATTGATATGGCCAATGCCTATAGTATTTTGGCAAATGGCGGTAAAAAAGTAGATCCTGTGCTGATCAAGAAGGTTGAGAATCATAAAGGTGAAGTGATATACGAATATAAGGCTGAAAAAGAAGAAGTTCTGAAACCGGAACTCGCCTCGGTGATGACCCATATGCTGACAGGCATTTTTGATAAAAAACTCAATGGCTATTCTTCTGTTACAGGAAGCACACTGATTAAAAAGATGACTCAGCCATACGCTGCTAAGTCTGGAACGACTGAAACAGACAGCTGGATGATCGGTTATACCCCTCAGCTCGTTTCCGCAGTATGGACAGGTTATGATAAAGGGAAGCCAATTGAGCTGACAGTGGAGAAATCCTATGCGAAGAATATCTGGCTCGATTTTATGGAAAAAGCACTTGATAATGAGCCTGTGAAAAAATTCAAGGCATCAAAAGGAACTGTCACCGTCTATGTTGACCCAGCCAATGGCAAGCTCGCTGCTGACGGATGCCCGGTTAAAAGGCTGACATTATTCGCTGCAGGTACAGAGCCTACTGAATACTGCACAGAACACCTAGATCATGAAGAGCATAAGGAAGAACAGCCTAAGAAGGAAAAGGAAAAAAAACCATGGTATAAGCGGATTTTCGGGTTGTAG
- the speE gene encoding spermidine synthase — MGLWFTEKQTENFGITMKVNKTLHTEQTEFQKLDMVETEEWGNMLLLDDMVMTSVKDEFVYHEMVAHIPLFTHPNPEHVLVVGGGDGGVIREVLKHPSVKKATLVDIDGKVIEYSKKYLPEIAGKLDDPRVDVQVGDGFMHIAESENQYDVIMVDSTEPVGPAVNLFTKGFYAGISKALKEDGIFVAQSDNPWFKADLIRNVQKDVKEIFPITRLYIANIPTYPSGMWAFTLGSKKHDPLEVSEDRFHEIETKYYTKELHKAAFVLPKFVGDLVK, encoded by the coding sequence ATGGGTCTTTGGTTTACAGAAAAGCAGACAGAAAACTTTGGTATCACGATGAAAGTGAACAAGACGTTACATACAGAACAGACAGAATTCCAGAAGCTTGATATGGTGGAAACAGAAGAGTGGGGCAATATGCTTCTGCTTGACGACATGGTCATGACTTCTGTTAAAGATGAGTTCGTTTACCACGAGATGGTTGCACATATTCCATTGTTCACCCACCCGAATCCTGAGCATGTACTAGTTGTTGGAGGCGGAGACGGAGGAGTGATCCGCGAAGTGCTTAAGCACCCTAGCGTGAAAAAGGCGACTCTTGTTGATATCGATGGAAAGGTAATCGAGTATTCTAAAAAATACCTGCCTGAAATCGCAGGCAAGCTGGACGATCCACGTGTAGATGTCCAGGTCGGCGACGGCTTCATGCATATCGCAGAAAGCGAAAACCAGTACGATGTCATCATGGTTGACTCTACTGAACCAGTCGGTCCTGCAGTAAACCTTTTCACAAAGGGCTTCTACGCTGGAATTTCAAAAGCATTGAAGGAAGACGGAATTTTTGTTGCACAGTCTGACAACCCTTGGTTCAAGGCTGACCTTATCCGCAATGTTCAGAAGGATGTTAAGGAAATCTTCCCGATCACACGCCTTTATATTGCGAATATCCCAACATATCCAAGCGGAATGTGGGCATTCACACTTGGATCCAAGAAACATGATCCACTAGAAGTGAGCGAAGACCGTTTCCACGAAATCGAAACAAAGTACTACACGAAAGAGCTTCACAAAGCAGCTTTCGTATTGCCAAAGTTCGTTGGCGACCTTGTAAAATAA
- the speB gene encoding agmatinase, with protein MRFDEAYSGNVFIGSHSNFNESKAVLYGMPMDWTVSYRPGSRFGPTRIREVSIGLEEYSPYLDREMADLNYFDAGDIPLPFGNAQKSLDLIEEYVDKLLAEEKFPLGMGGEHLVSWPVMKAVAKKYEDLAIIHFDAHTDLRENYEGEPLSHSTPIRKIAEHIGPKNVYSFGIRSGMKEEFQWAKEVGMHISKFEVLEPLKEVLPTLAGRPVYVTIDIDVLDPAHAPGTGTVDAGGITSKELLASIHAIANSGVNVVGADLVEVAPIYDTSEMTANTASKIIREMLLGFVK; from the coding sequence ATGCGTTTTGATGAAGCATATTCTGGCAATGTGTTTATCGGCAGCCATTCAAACTTTAACGAAAGCAAGGCTGTCCTCTACGGAATGCCAATGGACTGGACAGTCAGCTACCGACCGGGTTCACGCTTCGGCCCGACCCGCATCCGCGAGGTATCGATCGGCCTTGAAGAATACAGCCCGTATCTTGACCGCGAGATGGCTGATCTTAACTATTTCGATGCAGGAGATATTCCGCTCCCATTCGGTAATGCCCAGAAAAGCCTTGATTTGATTGAGGAATACGTAGACAAGCTTTTGGCTGAGGAAAAATTCCCGCTTGGAATGGGTGGCGAGCATCTGGTATCCTGGCCGGTCATGAAGGCAGTCGCGAAAAAGTACGAAGACCTTGCCATCATCCACTTTGACGCGCATACAGACCTGCGTGAAAACTATGAGGGCGAGCCATTGTCACACTCAACGCCAATTCGCAAGATTGCTGAGCACATTGGCCCGAAAAATGTTTATTCATTCGGAATCCGTTCTGGAATGAAGGAAGAATTTCAGTGGGCGAAGGAAGTGGGCATGCACATTTCCAAGTTTGAAGTGCTTGAGCCATTAAAGGAAGTATTGCCGACACTTGCTGGTCGTCCGGTATATGTCACGATCGACATTGACGTACTTGATCCTGCACATGCACCAGGAACTGGAACAGTCGACGCTGGAGGCATCACTTCTAAAGAGTTGCTTGCATCGATCCATGCAATCGCAAATTCTGGCGTGAACGTAGTTGGAGCAGACCTTGTTGAAGTCGCGCCAATCTACGATACATCTGAAATGACAGCCAACACAGCAAGCAAAATCATTCGTGAAATGCTGCTTGGGTTTGTAAAATAA
- a CDS encoding DUF1540 domain-containing protein has protein sequence MKIEVKCEVENCKYWAEGDKCVADSILVVANTGKQAANERETICDTFEKM, from the coding sequence ATGAAAATCGAAGTAAAATGCGAAGTAGAAAACTGCAAATATTGGGCAGAAGGCGATAAATGTGTTGCCGATTCCATCCTTGTTGTTGCGAATACTGGCAAACAAGCCGCCAATGAACGTGAAACCATTTGTGATACATTCGAAAAGATGTAA
- a CDS encoding DUF1934 domain-containing protein → MSSKPADQISVKVTVKTAIYSGKEKETFELTTFDRYYKKANSSYLQYDEVMEEGDVHTTVKISGDEVLILRSGAIKMRLLFLLNKKTPGNYQTQYGLLQTSALTKRLDTDFNETKQEGYVDLLYDMAIQGATAGTYHLTINYKEEGK, encoded by the coding sequence GTGTCTAGTAAACCCGCTGATCAGATTTCTGTTAAAGTGACGGTAAAAACGGCGATTTACAGTGGCAAAGAGAAGGAAACTTTTGAATTGACCACTTTTGACCGATACTATAAAAAGGCGAACAGCTCATACCTCCAATATGATGAAGTGATGGAGGAAGGAGATGTCCATACGACGGTTAAAATATCAGGGGACGAAGTGTTGATTTTGCGCAGCGGTGCGATCAAGATGAGGCTTCTTTTTCTGCTGAATAAAAAAACTCCGGGCAATTATCAGACCCAATATGGGCTGCTGCAGACTTCTGCACTCACGAAGCGGCTTGATACTGATTTTAACGAGACAAAGCAGGAGGGCTATGTGGACTTGCTATATGATATGGCAATACAGGGCGCGACTGCAGGTACATACCATTTGACGATCAATTATAAGGAGGAAGGCAAATGA
- the argS gene encoding arginine--tRNA ligase gives MNIVEQVQLKLKEEIKQAILKAGLAEEAQIPAVILETPKEKAHGDYSTNMAMQLARVAKKAPRQIAELLIENFDKSKASIEKIEIAGPGFINFYMDNSYLTDLIPAILEAGDNYGESNVGNGEKIQVEFVSANPTGDLHLGHARGAAVGDSLCNVLAKAGYDVSREYYINDAGNQINNLALSVEARYFQALGMDKPMPEDGYHGADIIGIGHKLAEEFGDKYANVPDQERFDAFREYGLKYEMEKLKQDLENFRVPFDVWYSETSLYQNGKIDVALDALRENGHIYEEDGATWFRSSELGDDKDRVLIKQDGSYTYLLPDIAYHKDKLERGFEKLINIWGADHHGYIPRMKAAIEALGYGRDALEVEIIQLVHLYKDGEKMKMSKRTGKAVTMRDLIDEVGLDAVRYFFAMRSADTHMDFDLDLAVSQSNENPVFYAQYAHARINSILRSAAEQGLIFDIEADFKHIQAEKEIDLLKKLGEFPLAVAEAAQKRMPHRISNYIFELASVFHSFYNAEKVLDLENKERTVDRLSLIKTAQITLKNALELIGVSAPEKM, from the coding sequence ATGAATATAGTTGAACAGGTTCAATTGAAGCTGAAGGAAGAAATCAAGCAGGCGATCCTCAAAGCCGGTCTAGCTGAGGAGGCGCAAATTCCGGCCGTTATTTTAGAGACGCCTAAGGAAAAAGCGCATGGGGATTACTCTACGAATATGGCGATGCAGCTTGCGCGTGTTGCGAAGAAAGCACCTCGCCAAATTGCGGAGCTGCTGATCGAGAATTTTGATAAGAGCAAAGCATCCATTGAGAAAATAGAAATCGCCGGACCTGGATTCATCAACTTTTACATGGATAACAGCTATTTGACGGATTTAATTCCGGCAATCCTTGAAGCTGGGGACAATTATGGCGAATCAAATGTAGGTAATGGCGAGAAGATCCAGGTCGAGTTTGTTTCTGCAAACCCGACAGGCGACCTTCACCTTGGCCATGCACGCGGCGCGGCTGTCGGTGATTCACTGTGCAATGTGCTAGCTAAAGCTGGGTACGATGTATCCCGTGAATATTACATCAACGACGCTGGGAACCAGATCAACAATTTGGCTCTTTCTGTTGAGGCACGTTACTTCCAGGCGCTTGGCATGGACAAGCCGATGCCTGAAGACGGCTACCATGGTGCTGACATCATTGGAATTGGGCACAAGCTTGCTGAAGAATTCGGCGACAAGTACGCGAATGTTCCCGACCAGGAGCGCTTCGATGCTTTCCGTGAGTACGGTTTGAAATATGAAATGGAAAAGCTGAAGCAGGACCTAGAAAACTTCCGTGTTCCGTTCGATGTTTGGTACTCAGAAACCTCTCTATATCAAAATGGTAAAATCGACGTGGCCCTTGATGCATTGCGTGAGAATGGCCATATCTATGAAGAAGATGGGGCAACATGGTTCCGTTCATCAGAGCTTGGCGATGACAAGGACCGCGTGCTGATCAAACAGGACGGCTCTTATACGTATTTGCTTCCGGACATTGCCTACCATAAGGACAAGCTTGAGCGTGGCTTTGAAAAGCTGATCAACATCTGGGGAGCGGATCACCACGGTTATATCCCGCGTATGAAGGCCGCGATCGAGGCACTTGGATACGGACGCGATGCGCTTGAAGTTGAAATCATCCAGCTCGTCCACCTTTATAAGGACGGCGAAAAGATGAAGATGAGCAAGCGTACAGGGAAAGCTGTTACGATGCGTGACCTGATTGATGAAGTTGGTCTGGATGCAGTTCGTTACTTCTTCGCAATGAGAAGCGCGGATACTCATATGGACTTCGACCTTGATTTGGCTGTATCCCAGTCCAATGAAAACCCAGTATTCTACGCACAATATGCGCACGCTCGTATTAACAGCATCCTTCGTTCTGCTGCAGAGCAAGGGTTGATTTTCGACATTGAAGCAGACTTCAAGCATATCCAGGCTGAGAAGGAGATCGACTTGCTGAAAAAGCTAGGCGAATTCCCGCTGGCTGTTGCCGAAGCAGCACAAAAGCGCATGCCGCATCGAATCTCTAACTACATTTTCGAACTGGCATCCGTATTCCACAGCTTCTACAACGCGGAGAAAGTATTGGATCTGGAGAACAAAGAAAGAACAGTGGACCGCCTGTCGCTGATCAAGACAGCGCAGATCACATTGAAGAATGCACTAGAATTGATTGGGGTTTCTGCTCCGGAGAAGATGTAA
- the cls gene encoding cardiolipin synthase produces the protein MDFGWILIAIIAGLVLWLYADFMLGRKKHLANAQTNRLPVRKSNLAIFAEGPKLFDDLFSEIKNAKQHIHILFYIVQDDKISQEFLTIVKEKVKSGVEVRLMVDWVGNGLKRKTINSLKAAGVEFAYSQMPKLPFLFYSSQVRNHRKITVIDGEIAYLGGFNIGKEYNNQDPKLSPWRDYHLKITGEGVSDLQSEFLEDWHAAAKVNLLQNIAYFPSLEKGAIRHQIVPTEGILLEEMMSDLISNAKTSIFIGSPYFIPSKRVFNLLRDAITRGVSVTVLVPLISDHALVKEASFPYLRTLIKDGAEIYQYLNGFYHAKILLVDDQVCDVGTANFDKRSMFLNYELNCLIYDSEFIEKIKRILTEDILNSRKAALDDFNRGTLKEKAASTISYFL, from the coding sequence ATGGATTTTGGATGGATTTTGATTGCAATAATAGCAGGACTTGTCCTCTGGCTCTATGCAGACTTCATGCTCGGCAGGAAAAAACATCTGGCAAATGCCCAAACGAATAGGCTGCCAGTTAGGAAAAGCAACCTTGCCATTTTTGCAGAAGGTCCTAAATTGTTTGATGACCTTTTTTCGGAAATAAAAAATGCAAAGCAGCACATTCATATTTTGTTTTACATCGTGCAAGATGATAAAATCAGCCAGGAATTTCTCACTATTGTAAAAGAAAAAGTTAAATCTGGTGTCGAGGTGCGGCTAATGGTCGACTGGGTGGGCAACGGGCTGAAACGCAAGACAATCAACTCGTTGAAGGCTGCCGGAGTGGAATTCGCCTATTCCCAAATGCCCAAATTGCCTTTCCTGTTTTATTCTTCACAGGTGCGGAACCACCGCAAGATCACTGTCATTGATGGGGAAATCGCTTATCTCGGCGGCTTCAATATCGGTAAAGAATATAATAATCAAGATCCCAAACTGTCTCCATGGCGTGATTATCATTTAAAAATAACAGGTGAAGGTGTCAGTGATTTGCAGTCTGAGTTCCTTGAGGATTGGCACGCAGCTGCAAAAGTCAATTTATTGCAAAATATAGCCTACTTCCCTTCTCTAGAAAAAGGAGCAATACGGCACCAGATCGTTCCTACTGAAGGCATCCTGCTCGAGGAAATGATGTCAGACCTGATCAGCAATGCAAAGACCTCTATTTTTATCGGTTCACCGTATTTCATCCCGAGTAAAAGGGTATTCAATTTATTAAGGGATGCGATCACAAGAGGTGTTTCAGTTACGGTTCTTGTTCCTCTCATTTCCGACCATGCCCTTGTAAAAGAAGCATCATTCCCATACCTGAGGACTTTGATCAAAGATGGAGCCGAAATTTACCAGTATTTAAATGGATTTTACCATGCAAAGATTCTGCTTGTGGATGATCAGGTTTGTGATGTTGGTACGGCCAATTTTGATAAAAGAAGCATGTTCTTGAATTATGAATTAAACTGCCTGATTTATGATAGTGAATTTATCGAAAAGATTAAAAGGATTTTGACAGAAGACATCCTGAATTCACGGAAGGCTGCATTGGATGATTTCAACCGTGGGACCCTGAAGGAAAAAGCAGCAAGTACAATATCCTACTTTTTGTAA
- a CDS encoding heterodisulfide reductase-related iron-sulfur binding cluster — protein MNGLLWINLIAFLLVTAYAVSLFVYVVKTRIEYIKLGKKSEFDDDIKDRWRRILVHVFGQKRLLKDKKSGAIHVMFFYGFLLVQFGAIDFIWKGIKPGSHLPLGPLYPGFTFFQELVTLTILVAVVWAFYRRYVEKLVRLKRGFKNGLVLLFIGGLMLSVLLGNGMGMIWHGHEGTWTEPVASLIAATFSGIPEAAAITIFYISWWIHLLFLLAFLVYVPQSKHAHLIAGPANVYLTRVDSPGKITKIDFEDETQETFGAGKITDFNYEQMIDFYACVECGRCTNMCPATGTGKMLSPMDLIVKLRDHLTLHGAAVTSKQPWVPTFAFSNTKGNQLALAAAGQGANEAAAGLAYSPSMIGDVITEEEIWACTTCRNCEDQCPVMNEHVDKIIDLRRYLVLTEGKMDADAQRAMTNIERQGNPWGLNRKEKENWRELRDDVVIPTVKEMKKADEEFEYLFWVGAMGSFDNRSQKIALSFAKLLNEAGVKFAILGNKEKNSGDTPRRLGNEFLFQELATKNIEEFEKNEVKKIVTIDPHAYNIFKNEYPDFGFEGEVYHHTELLAQLVKEGRLTPKHAVNETITFHDSCYLGRYNEVYDAPRDILKAIPGVDLKEMERSRDTAMCCGAGGGLMWMEEETGHRINVSRTEQALAVNPSVISSGCPYCLTMLSDGTKAKEVEENVDTLDVAELLEKSVFGEIKPLVS, from the coding sequence ATGAACGGTCTGCTATGGATTAATCTTATCGCGTTCTTGCTTGTAACCGCTTACGCTGTCAGCTTGTTTGTGTACGTGGTAAAGACGAGAATCGAGTACATTAAGCTCGGCAAGAAATCAGAGTTTGATGATGATATCAAGGATCGCTGGAGAAGAATCCTTGTCCATGTATTTGGCCAGAAAAGGCTTTTGAAGGACAAGAAAAGCGGTGCGATCCACGTTATGTTTTTCTATGGATTTCTTCTTGTCCAATTTGGGGCAATTGATTTTATCTGGAAGGGAATCAAGCCTGGCTCACATTTGCCATTAGGCCCTTTATATCCTGGTTTCACATTTTTTCAGGAGCTTGTTACGCTTACAATTCTTGTAGCGGTAGTGTGGGCTTTTTACCGCCGTTATGTTGAAAAGCTTGTCCGTCTGAAGCGCGGCTTTAAAAATGGTCTAGTTCTACTATTCATCGGCGGATTAATGCTTTCTGTTTTGCTCGGCAACGGAATGGGCATGATCTGGCATGGCCATGAAGGAACATGGACTGAACCGGTTGCATCTCTTATTGCAGCAACATTCAGTGGAATTCCTGAGGCAGCTGCCATCACGATTTTCTATATCTCATGGTGGATTCACCTCTTGTTCCTGCTTGCGTTCCTGGTGTACGTGCCGCAATCCAAGCATGCTCACTTGATTGCTGGACCAGCCAATGTTTATTTAACAAGGGTTGATTCTCCGGGAAAAATTACAAAAATTGATTTTGAAGATGAAACTCAGGAAACATTCGGTGCAGGTAAAATCACCGATTTCAATTATGAACAAATGATCGATTTTTATGCTTGTGTTGAATGTGGACGCTGTACGAATATGTGTCCGGCAACAGGCACTGGAAAAATGCTGTCACCAATGGACCTGATCGTAAAGCTGCGTGACCATTTGACTCTTCACGGTGCAGCAGTCACTTCCAAGCAGCCTTGGGTTCCGACTTTTGCTTTTTCAAATACTAAAGGCAACCAACTCGCATTAGCGGCTGCCGGCCAGGGTGCGAATGAAGCTGCAGCAGGGCTCGCATACAGCCCGAGCATGATCGGCGATGTCATCACAGAGGAAGAGATCTGGGCTTGTACAACTTGCCGTAACTGTGAAGATCAATGTCCGGTTATGAACGAACACGTTGACAAAATCATCGACCTTCGCCGTTATCTTGTTTTGACTGAAGGGAAGATGGACGCCGATGCACAGCGCGCGATGACCAATATCGAGCGCCAGGGCAATCCTTGGGGCTTGAACCGCAAGGAAAAGGAAAACTGGCGCGAGCTTCGCGACGATGTTGTCATTCCTACGGTAAAAGAAATGAAAAAGGCAGACGAAGAATTTGAATACTTATTCTGGGTTGGCGCGATGGGTTCATTCGATAACCGCAGTCAGAAGATCGCTCTTTCTTTCGCTAAGCTATTGAACGAAGCAGGCGTCAAGTTCGCCATCCTTGGAAACAAAGAAAAGAACTCCGGTGATACACCACGCCGCCTGGGCAACGAGTTCTTGTTCCAGGAACTTGCGACAAAGAATATCGAAGAGTTCGAGAAAAATGAAGTGAAGAAGATCGTGACGATCGACCCTCACGCATACAATATCTTTAAGAATGAGTATCCTGATTTCGGCTTTGAAGGTGAGGTTTACCACCATACCGAGCTTCTTGCACAACTTGTGAAAGAAGGAAGGCTGACTCCAAAGCATGCAGTGAACGAAACAATCACTTTCCACGATTCCTGCTACCTTGGACGTTATAACGAAGTGTATGACGCACCGCGTGATATCCTCAAGGCGATTCCAGGTGTGGACCTTAAGGAAATGGAGCGCAGCCGTGATACAGCCATGTGCTGTGGCGCTGGTGGCGGCTTGATGTGGATGGAAGAGGAAACAGGACACAGAATCAATGTATCCCGTACAGAACAGGCACTTGCAGTGAACCCATCCGTCATCAGTTCCGGATGCCCATACTGTCTGACAATGCTATCTGACGGAACGAAAGCGAAGGAAGTAGAAGAAAACGTCGACACCTTAGACGTTGCCGAACTACTTGAAAAATCCGTTTTCGGTGAAATCAAACCGCTTGTTTCTTAA